A single window of Vigna unguiculata cultivar IT97K-499-35 chromosome 1, ASM411807v1, whole genome shotgun sequence DNA harbors:
- the LOC114174664 gene encoding E3 ubiquitin protein ligase RIN2, with protein MALRVIAVSAVSTFLSFVGLQFCTDLSLDKLRSDGLIGWNLIHLDDASQEIELPSGLYTTIGLLLNCMINLFVLLNLCIKAVFFSELYASETRKLIERLVNYVIYKGTFLPLIVPPTIYQAGLWSTWLTVLCSLKMFQALARDRLERLNASPSATPWTYLRVYSALLFVFMADVLWIRLCLTIYRTHGSSMYLLLFFEPFSIAFETLQAILVHGFQLLDIWLHHSACNRDFRSPKLLDTLTAGSLLEWKGILIRNLGFFLDMATFFMALGHYLYIWRLHGMAFHLVDAVLFLNIRALLSAIINRIKGFIKLRIALGTLHAALPDATTEELRAYDDECAICREPMAKAKKLHCNHLFHLACLRSWLDQGLTEMYTCPTCRKPLFEGVPENEASSDTGTMSSDEQLARQISAGLDRPNNARHTMPTGLFPNQTLNTPEGVTWRAAGLDSGWLHSWPNQGVDGAGPSTAIRTVGLGRVQMMMRHLASVGETYAQTAFEDSSWNLWPINPSQASASASTIPPPNGRSLGRTGSLHLRTASQLPNDNVANILAMAETVREVLPHIPDDMIFQDLQRTNSVMVTVNNLLQM; from the exons ATGGCTTTGAGGGTTATAGCAGTTTCGGCGGTTTCTACATTTTTAAGCTTTGTGGGTCTTCAGTTTTGCACAGACTTGTCTTTGGATAAACTTAGATCAGATGGACTAATAGGCTGGAATTTGATTCACTTGGACGATGCCAGCCAAGAGATTGAGTTGCCCTCGGGCTTGTACACCACCATAGGCCTACTGCTGAATTGCATGATCAATTTATTTGTCCTTCTCAATCTTTGTATCAAG GCTGTGTTTTTCTCAGAGTTATATGCTTCTGAAACTCGTAAACTGATTGAGCGTCTAGTTAATTATGTCATTTACAAG GGAACATTTCTACCACTGATTGTGCCACCAACAATTTATCAAGCAGGTCTTTGGTCAACTTGGCTGACTGTGCTTTGCTCTCTGAAG ATGTTTCAAGCTTTAGCTAGAGATCGTTTGGAACGGCTGAATGCATCTCCGTCTGCTACACCCTGGACGTATCTTCGTGTATATTCGgcattattatttgttttcatggCTGATGTTCTCTG GATAAGGCTTTGTCTCACAATATATAGAACACATGGGTCTTCTATGTATCTGCTATTATTCTTTGAGCCTTTCAGTATTGCTTTTGAGACCCTACAG GCTATTTTGGTACATGGCTTTCAGTTACTTGACATATGGCTGCATCATTCAGCTTGCAATAGGGATTTCAGATCACCTAAACTGCTTGACACATTAACTGCAG GTTCATTGTTGGAATGGAAGGGAATTCTTATTCGTAACTTGGGGTTTTTCCTAGACATGGCTACATTTTTTATGGCACTTGGCCATTACTTGTATATATGGAGGCTTCATGGCATGGCTTTCCATCTTGTAGATGCAGTGCTATTTCTAAATATACGT GCATTACTTAGTGCAATAATAAATCGCATAAAAGGATTTATCAAACTAAGGATTGCTCTAGGAACACTTCATGCAGCTCTTCCTGATGCAACAACCGAGGAGCTAAGAGCGTATGATGATGAATGTGCTATTTGTAGA GAACCAATGGCTAAGGCTAAAAAGCTACACTGCAATCATCTCTTCCATCTTGCATGTTTGAGATCTTG GTTGGATCAAGGCCTGACTGAGATGTATACTTGTCCAACTTGTCGAAAGCCACTTTTTGAAGGAGTGCCTGAAAATGAAGCAAGCTCTGACACAGGGACTATGTCTAGTGATGAACAGCTTGCACGCCAAATTAGTGCTGGACTGGACCGGCCAAACAATGCTAGACATACCATGCCTACCGGATTGTTTCCAAATCAGACACTAAACACTCCTGAAGGTGTTACTTGGAG GGCTGCAGGGCTGGACTCAGGTTGGTTGCATTCTTGGCCAAATCAAGGTGTTGATGGGGCCGGTCCGTCTACTGCTATCAGAACAGTTGGATTGGGAAGAGTTCAAATGATGATGAGGCATCTTGCATCTGTTGGAGAAACCTATGCTCAGACTGCCTTTGAAGATTCTTCTTGGAACCTTTGGCCCATTAATCCCTCTCAGGCTTCTGCAAGTGCTTCAACCATTCCTCCCCCTAATGGAAGATCACTAGGACGAACTGGTAGTTTACATTTAAGGACTGCTTCACAGCTTCCAAATGATAATGTCGCTAATATACTTGCCATGGCTGAGACTGTTCGGGAGGTTCTACCTCATATTCCAGATGACATGATATTCCAG GACTTGCAAAGAACAAATTCTGTTATGGTTACTGTGAATAATCTTCTCCAAATGTGA
- the LOC114174614 gene encoding 8-amino-7-oxononanoate synthase isoform X1, whose product MAENPSEWWDSWVEEALTTLHSLKVLRSLRPICLRSSSLQFGLRDAAFQVFDEMQHWDRSSVEVEIAESTFSRWMHDTPSAVLLKFSWVGDEIVCSAGGGDDESGASYEKFKKLILFSGNDYLGLSSHPTIGEAVAKAAQEHGMGPRGSALICGYTDYHRLLESSLADLKKKEDCLLCPTGFAANMAVMTAIGSIGTLLAGNSIPSEDEKIAVFSDALNHASIIDGIRLVERQKSVNVYIYKHCDMSHLNMLLSNCRMRKKVVVTDSLFSMDGDFAPMVELAGLRKKHGFLLVIDDAHGTFVCGKNGGGVAEEFNCEKDVDICIGTLSKAAGCHGGFIACSKKLKLLIQSRGRSFIFSTSAPVPVAAAAHAAVKVAKLETWRREAIWNRVKDFHLLTGIPVTSHIISLVVGSEDKALQASRYLLQSGFHVTAIRPPTVPPNSCRLRVALSAVHTRQDLENLAAALSRCINFQDTRIYGCNGYARL is encoded by the exons ATGGCGGAGAATCCGAGTGAATGGTGGGACTCGTGGGTGGAAGAGGCTCTCACCACCCTTCACTCCCTCAAAGTTCTTCGATCTCTCAGACCCATTTGCCTCCGCAGCTCCTCTCTCCAGTTTGGCCTCCGTGACGCAGCATTCCAGGTGTTCGATGAAATGCAGCACTGGGACCGCTCCTCTGTTGAAGTGGAAATTGCGGAGTCCACATTCAGTAGATGGATGCATGACACCCCAAGTGCTG TACTACTGAAATTCTCTTGGGTAGGTGATGAGATTGTTTGCAGTGCGGGTGGTGGTGATGACGAATCAGGGGCGTCTTATgagaagtttaaaaaattaattttgttttctggcAATGATTATCTAGGCCTGAGTTCCCATCCGACTATTGGAGAAGCTGTGGCAAAG GCAGCCCAGGAACATGGTATGGGACCAAGGGGTTCTGCTCTTATTTGTGGTTATACCGATTATCATAGACTACTTGAGTCGAGCCTGGCAGACTTGAAGAAGAAAGAG GATTGCCTTCTTTGTCCCACAGGGTTTGCTGCCAATATGGCTGTGATGACGGCAATAGGAAGTATTGGTACTCTCTTAGCTGGGAATAGCATACCTTCAGAGGATGAAAAGATCGCTGTCTTTTCTGATGCTTTAAATCATGCATCAATAATTGATGGCATTCGTCTTGTTGAGCGACAAAAAAGTgtaaatgtttatatatataaacattgtGACATGTCCCACCTCAATATGCTATT ATCTAATTGCAGAATGAGGAAGAAAGTTGTGGTGACGGACAG CTTGTTTAGCATGGATGGCGACTTTGCACCTATGGTTGAGCTTGCTGGCCTTCGCAAGAAACATGGCTTTTTGTTAGTCATTGATGAT GCTCATGGAACATTTGTTTGTGGGAAAAATGGTGGCGGTGTTGCCGAGGAGTTCAACTGTGAGAAGGATGTGGACATATGCATTGGTACACTAAGTAAAGCTGCTGGTTGCCATGGAGGATTTATAGCATGCAG CAAAAAGTTGAAACTGTTAATACAGTCGAGGGGTCgttcatttatattttcaacTTCTGCACCAGTTCCTGTTGCTGCCGCTGCTCATG CTGCGGTTAAAGTGGCAAAACTTGAGACATGGCGTAGAGAGGCTATTTGGAACCGGGTGAAAGACTTCCATTTACTTACAGGAATCCCGGTTACAAGTCACATTATATCCCTGGTAGTAGGCAGTGAAGACAAGGCACTCCAAGCAAGCCG GTATTTATTGCAATCTGGCTTCCACGTAACTGCAATCAGACCACCTACCGTGCCTCCAAATTCGTGCAG gCTGCGAGTGGCTTTAAGTGCAGTCCACACAAGGCAAGATCTGGAAAACCTCGCAGCTGCCCTCTCACGTTGCATCAATTTTCAAGACACCCGCATATATGGCTGCAATGGCTATGCAAGACTATAG
- the LOC114174614 gene encoding 8-amino-7-oxononanoate synthase isoform X3, whose amino-acid sequence MKCSTGTAPLLKWKLRSPHSVDGCMTPQVLFRLPTVLLKFSWVGDEIVCSAGGGDDESGASYEKFKKLILFSGNDYLGLSSHPTIGEAVAKAAQEHGMGPRGSALICGYTDYHRLLESSLADLKKKEDCLLCPTGFAANMAVMTAIGSIGTLLAGNSIPSEDEKIAVFSDALNHASIIDGIRLVERQKSVNVYIYKHCDMSHLNMLLSNCRMRKKVVVTDSLFSMDGDFAPMVELAGLRKKHGFLLVIDDAHGTFVCGKNGGGVAEEFNCEKDVDICIGTLSKAAGCHGGFIACSKKLKLLIQSRGRSFIFSTSAPVPVAAAAHAAVKVAKLETWRREAIWNRVKDFHLLTGIPVTSHIISLVVGSEDKALQASRYLLQSGFHVTAIRPPTVPPNSCRLRVALSAVHTRQDLENLAAALSRCINFQDTRIYGCNGYARL is encoded by the exons ATGAAATGCAGCACTGGGACCGCTCCTCTGTTGAAGTGGAAATTGCGGAGTCCACATTCAGTAGATGGATGCATGACACCCCAAGTGCTG TTCCGATTGCCAACAGTACTACTGAAATTCTCTTGGGTAGGTGATGAGATTGTTTGCAGTGCGGGTGGTGGTGATGACGAATCAGGGGCGTCTTATgagaagtttaaaaaattaattttgttttctggcAATGATTATCTAGGCCTGAGTTCCCATCCGACTATTGGAGAAGCTGTGGCAAAG GCAGCCCAGGAACATGGTATGGGACCAAGGGGTTCTGCTCTTATTTGTGGTTATACCGATTATCATAGACTACTTGAGTCGAGCCTGGCAGACTTGAAGAAGAAAGAG GATTGCCTTCTTTGTCCCACAGGGTTTGCTGCCAATATGGCTGTGATGACGGCAATAGGAAGTATTGGTACTCTCTTAGCTGGGAATAGCATACCTTCAGAGGATGAAAAGATCGCTGTCTTTTCTGATGCTTTAAATCATGCATCAATAATTGATGGCATTCGTCTTGTTGAGCGACAAAAAAGTgtaaatgtttatatatataaacattgtGACATGTCCCACCTCAATATGCTATT ATCTAATTGCAGAATGAGGAAGAAAGTTGTGGTGACGGACAG CTTGTTTAGCATGGATGGCGACTTTGCACCTATGGTTGAGCTTGCTGGCCTTCGCAAGAAACATGGCTTTTTGTTAGTCATTGATGAT GCTCATGGAACATTTGTTTGTGGGAAAAATGGTGGCGGTGTTGCCGAGGAGTTCAACTGTGAGAAGGATGTGGACATATGCATTGGTACACTAAGTAAAGCTGCTGGTTGCCATGGAGGATTTATAGCATGCAG CAAAAAGTTGAAACTGTTAATACAGTCGAGGGGTCgttcatttatattttcaacTTCTGCACCAGTTCCTGTTGCTGCCGCTGCTCATG CTGCGGTTAAAGTGGCAAAACTTGAGACATGGCGTAGAGAGGCTATTTGGAACCGGGTGAAAGACTTCCATTTACTTACAGGAATCCCGGTTACAAGTCACATTATATCCCTGGTAGTAGGCAGTGAAGACAAGGCACTCCAAGCAAGCCG GTATTTATTGCAATCTGGCTTCCACGTAACTGCAATCAGACCACCTACCGTGCCTCCAAATTCGTGCAG gCTGCGAGTGGCTTTAAGTGCAGTCCACACAAGGCAAGATCTGGAAAACCTCGCAGCTGCCCTCTCACGTTGCATCAATTTTCAAGACACCCGCATATATGGCTGCAATGGCTATGCAAGACTATAG
- the LOC114174687 gene encoding probable cellulose synthase A catalytic subunit 3 [UDP-forming]: METSLGLVAGSHNSNEFIIIRQEGVQRRLKEKDGKRCELCGDDIGVNGDGELFVACNECGFPVCKSCYEYERSEGNHVCPQCKTRFKRLKGCARVEGDEEEDDVDDLENDEDFDGGNEQDLKTTMSHEDEETCEENHALVPSSSTTLSKEMVPLQTRSMDPSKDLAAYGYGSVAWKERMETWKQRQIKLGNVRKENDNKEDSNNLVDDDDTEFLIMDEGRQPLSRKMTVPSSKINPYRMVIVMRLVVLGFFFHYRVMNPVEHAYALWLVSIICEFWFTLSWILDQFPKLLPVMRETYLDRLSLRYEKEGKVSELSPIDIFVITVDPLKEPPLVTANSVLSILAMDYPAEKVSCYVSDDGAAMLTFEALSETCEFAKKWVPFCKKFSIEPRAPEWYFGEKINYLNDKVHPSFVKERRAMKREYEEFRVRINSLVAKSRKVPEEGWTMQDGTPWPGNNVRDHPGMIQVFLAETGGYDMDGKELPRLVYVSREKRPNFNHHKKAGALNALARVSAVLSNAPFVLNLDYDHYINNSKVVREAMCFMMDPLVGKRVSYVQFSQRFDGIEQHANQTNGFFDINMRGLDGIQGPTYVGTGCVFRRQALYGFDSPRKKKPPTKTCNCWPRWCCCGCCFMGKKKKKKLKKQKFEIMENRHSKVHSEAAAVEFEHGTEDEKLAHISNPKFAKKFGQSPIFIASTQLLDGETLKHGNLASQLIEAIHVISCGYEEKTEWGKEVGWIYGSVTEDILTGFKMHCHGWRSIYSIPQRPGFKVSSPRNLSNGMQQVFQWALGSMEIFMSKHCPLWYGYGGGLKWLQRISYINAIVYPWTSIPLVVYCTLPAVCLLTGKFIIPELSNTAGMWFVSLFFCIFTTSLLEMRWSGVTIDEWWRNEQFWVIGGVSANFVAVFLGMFKVLGGVNTNFIVTSREDDEKEHSDMFALNWTILLIIPTTLLILNIIAVVAGVSNAINIGFEAWGPLLGKLMFSFWVILHLYPFLKGMVGRHNRTPTIVIVWAILLATFFSVLWVKIDPFLPKSSGPVLEECGLDCN; the protein is encoded by the exons ATGGAAACCAGTTTGGGGTTGGTTGCAGGCTCTCACAACAGCAATGAATTCATTATCATACGTCAAGAGGGAGTG CAAAGAAGGTTGAAAGAGAAAGATGGTAAAAGATGTGAACTATGTGGAGATGATATAGGTGTTAATGGAGATGGTGAGCTTTTTGTGGCATGCAACGAGTGTGGTTTTCCTGTTTGTAAGAGCTGTTATGAGTATGAACGCAGTGAGGGAAACCATGTCTGCCCTCAATGCAAAACAAGATTCAAGCGTCTCAAAg GGTGTGCTAGAGTTGAGGGAGATGAAGAAGAGGATGATGTTGATGACTTGGAGAATGATGAAGATTTTGATGGAGGAAACGAACAAGATTTGAAAACGACCATGTCTCATGAG GATGAAGAAACTTGTGAAGAAAATCATGCTTTGGTTCCATCAAGTTCAACCACATTGAGCAAAGAGATGGTTCCATTGCAAACAAGATCCATGGATCCTTCAAAGGACCTTGCTGCTTATGGCTATGGAAGTGTTGCGTGGAAGGAAAGAATGGAGACATGGAAGCAAAGACAAATCAAACTTGGTAatgtgagaaaagaaaatgacaacAAGGAAGATTCAAACAACCTTGTAGATGACGATGACACCGAATTCCTTAT AATGGATGAAGGAAGACAACCACTATCAAGAAAGATGACGGTTCCATCAAGTAAAATTAACCCTTACCGAATGGTCATAGTAATGAGGCTAGTTGTTCTTGGATTCTTCTTCCATTACCGAGTTATGAACCCTGTAGAACATGCCTATGCTTTGTGGCTGGTGTCAATAATCTGTGAATTTTGGTTCACCCTTTCATGGATTCTTGACCAATTCCCCAAGTTGCTTCCAGTCATGAGAGAAACTTATCTGGACAGACTTTCCTTGAG GTATGAAAAGGAAGGGAAAGTTTCTGAACTTTCTCCAATTGATATATTTGTGATCACAGTGGATCCACTAAAAGAGCCTCCTCTTGTGACTGCAAACTCAGTTCTTTCCATTCTAGCCATGGATTACCCTGCTGAAAAGGTGTCATGTTATGTGTCTGATGATGGGGCTGCAATGCTAACATTTGAGGCTTTATCTGAGACTTGTGAATTTGCAAAGAAATGGGTTCCTTTCTGTAAGAAGTTTAGCATTGAGCCAAGAGCTCCTGAATGGTACTTTGGTGAGAAGATAAACTACCTAAATGACAAGGTGCACCCATCATTTGTGAAAGAGAGAAGAGCAATGAAG AGAGAATATGAAGAGTTTAGAGTTCGAATTAACTCTCTAGTTGCAAAGTCTAGGAAGGTCCCAGAAGAAGGGTGGACAATGCAAGATGGAACACCATGGCCTGGAAATAATGTTCGTGATCATCCAGGAATGATACAG GTTTTTCTTGCAGAAACTGGGGGATATGACATGGATGGCAAGGAATTGCCACGCTTGGTGTATGTTTCTAGAGAGAAGAGACCAAATTTCAATCACCACAAAAAAGCAGGAGCATTGAATGCATTG GCTAGAGTTTCTGCAGTACTTTCCAATGCCCCTTTTGTGTTGAACTTGGACTATGATCATTACATCAACAACAGCAAGGTTGTAAGAGAGGCAATGTGTTTCATGATGGACCCATTAGTAGGAAAAAGAGTCTCCTATGTCCAATTCTCACAGAGATTTGATGGTATTGAACAACATGCAAATCAAACAAATGGATTCTTTGAT ATCAACATGAGAGGCTTGGATGGTATACAAGGACCTACATATGTTGGAACAGGATGTGTCTTTAGAAGACAAGCACTTTATGGTTTTGATTCTCCAAGAAAAAAGAAGCCTCCAACCAAGACATGCAATTGTTGGCCAAGGTGGTGTTGTTGTGGATGTTGTTTTatggggaagaagaagaagaagaagttaaAGAAACAGAAGTTTGAGATAATGGAAAACAGACATAGTAAAGTACATTCTGAAGCAGCTGCAGTTGAATTTGAACATG GCACAGAAGATGAAAAATTAGCTCATATTTCAAATCCAAAGTTTGCCAAGAAATTTGGACAATCTCCTATCTTTATTGCATCTACTCAACTGTTGGATGGTGAGACACTCAAACATGGAAACCTTGCTTCTCAACTTATAGAAGCAATACATGTCATTAGTTGTGGCTATGAAGAGAAAACAGAATGGGGAAAAGAG GTTGGATGGATCTATGGTTCAGTTACAGAAGACATATTAACAGGTTTTAAAATGCATTGCCATGGATGGAGATCTATATATAGTATTCCTCAAAGACCTGGATTTAAAGTATCTTCCCCAAGAAACCTTTCCAATGGTATGCAACAAGTCTTTCAATGGGCTCTTGGATCAATGGAAATATTCATGAGTAAACATTGCCCTCTTTGGTATGGGTATGGAGGAGGACTAAAGTGGTTACAACGCATTTCTTACATAAATGCCATAGTATATCCATGGACATCAATACCTTTGGTGGTGTATTGTACCCTACCTGCTGTGTGTTTGCTCACCGGGAAATTTATCATTCCCGAG CTCAGCAACACAGCTGGAATGTGGTTTGTGTCTCTTTTCTTCTGCATTTTCACCACAAGTTTGTTAGAGATGAGATGGAGTGGTGTCACAATTGATGAGTGGTGGAGAAATGAGCAATTTTGGGTGATTGGAGGTGTGTCAGCAAATTTTGTAGCAGTGTTCCTGGGGATGTTTAAGGTGTTGGGAGGTGTAAACACAAACTTCATAGTGACATCAAGggaagatgatgagaaggagcATTCTGACATGTTTGCTTTGAATTGGACCATTTTACTGATCATACCAACAACATTGCTGATACTGAACATAATTGCTGTGGTTGCAGGAGTCTCAAATGCAATAAACATTGGATTTGAGGCTTGGGGGCCTTTACTTGGTAaactcatgttttctttttgggtCATTCTTCATTTGTATCCATTCCTCAAAGGCATGGTAGGTAGGCATAACAGGACTCCTACCATTGTTATTGTTTGGGCAATTCTTCTTGCCACTTTCTTTTCTGTCTTGTGGGTCAAAATTGATCCATTTTTACCCAAGTCAAGTGGACCAGTTCTAGAGGAGTGTGGATTGGATTGCAATTAG
- the LOC114174614 gene encoding 8-amino-7-oxononanoate synthase isoform X2 has translation MAENPSEWWDSWVEEALTTLHSLKVLRSLRPICLRSSSLQFGLRDAAFQVFDEMQHWDRSSVEVEIAESTFSRWMHDTPSAGDEIVCSAGGGDDESGASYEKFKKLILFSGNDYLGLSSHPTIGEAVAKAAQEHGMGPRGSALICGYTDYHRLLESSLADLKKKEDCLLCPTGFAANMAVMTAIGSIGTLLAGNSIPSEDEKIAVFSDALNHASIIDGIRLVERQKSVNVYIYKHCDMSHLNMLLSNCRMRKKVVVTDSLFSMDGDFAPMVELAGLRKKHGFLLVIDDAHGTFVCGKNGGGVAEEFNCEKDVDICIGTLSKAAGCHGGFIACSKKLKLLIQSRGRSFIFSTSAPVPVAAAAHAAVKVAKLETWRREAIWNRVKDFHLLTGIPVTSHIISLVVGSEDKALQASRYLLQSGFHVTAIRPPTVPPNSCRLRVALSAVHTRQDLENLAAALSRCINFQDTRIYGCNGYARL, from the exons ATGGCGGAGAATCCGAGTGAATGGTGGGACTCGTGGGTGGAAGAGGCTCTCACCACCCTTCACTCCCTCAAAGTTCTTCGATCTCTCAGACCCATTTGCCTCCGCAGCTCCTCTCTCCAGTTTGGCCTCCGTGACGCAGCATTCCAGGTGTTCGATGAAATGCAGCACTGGGACCGCTCCTCTGTTGAAGTGGAAATTGCGGAGTCCACATTCAGTAGATGGATGCATGACACCCCAAGTGCTG GTGATGAGATTGTTTGCAGTGCGGGTGGTGGTGATGACGAATCAGGGGCGTCTTATgagaagtttaaaaaattaattttgttttctggcAATGATTATCTAGGCCTGAGTTCCCATCCGACTATTGGAGAAGCTGTGGCAAAG GCAGCCCAGGAACATGGTATGGGACCAAGGGGTTCTGCTCTTATTTGTGGTTATACCGATTATCATAGACTACTTGAGTCGAGCCTGGCAGACTTGAAGAAGAAAGAG GATTGCCTTCTTTGTCCCACAGGGTTTGCTGCCAATATGGCTGTGATGACGGCAATAGGAAGTATTGGTACTCTCTTAGCTGGGAATAGCATACCTTCAGAGGATGAAAAGATCGCTGTCTTTTCTGATGCTTTAAATCATGCATCAATAATTGATGGCATTCGTCTTGTTGAGCGACAAAAAAGTgtaaatgtttatatatataaacattgtGACATGTCCCACCTCAATATGCTATT ATCTAATTGCAGAATGAGGAAGAAAGTTGTGGTGACGGACAG CTTGTTTAGCATGGATGGCGACTTTGCACCTATGGTTGAGCTTGCTGGCCTTCGCAAGAAACATGGCTTTTTGTTAGTCATTGATGAT GCTCATGGAACATTTGTTTGTGGGAAAAATGGTGGCGGTGTTGCCGAGGAGTTCAACTGTGAGAAGGATGTGGACATATGCATTGGTACACTAAGTAAAGCTGCTGGTTGCCATGGAGGATTTATAGCATGCAG CAAAAAGTTGAAACTGTTAATACAGTCGAGGGGTCgttcatttatattttcaacTTCTGCACCAGTTCCTGTTGCTGCCGCTGCTCATG CTGCGGTTAAAGTGGCAAAACTTGAGACATGGCGTAGAGAGGCTATTTGGAACCGGGTGAAAGACTTCCATTTACTTACAGGAATCCCGGTTACAAGTCACATTATATCCCTGGTAGTAGGCAGTGAAGACAAGGCACTCCAAGCAAGCCG GTATTTATTGCAATCTGGCTTCCACGTAACTGCAATCAGACCACCTACCGTGCCTCCAAATTCGTGCAG gCTGCGAGTGGCTTTAAGTGCAGTCCACACAAGGCAAGATCTGGAAAACCTCGCAGCTGCCCTCTCACGTTGCATCAATTTTCAAGACACCCGCATATATGGCTGCAATGGCTATGCAAGACTATAG